The genomic region AGTCCGGAACTTACACGGTCCATGTTGGTAGTGAAACTCTTAATGAAGACACAGATTATGACGGCTTGAGTGACCTGGCAGAATATAGTAATTCAACCAATCCAAGGGATACAGATTCTGATGATGATGGCCTGAGCGATCTTGTGGAGCTAAGTCTGGGTACAAACCTTCTTGACTATGATAGCGATGGAGAAAGATTGGATGATAACGCCGAGATTATTTTCGGCACAGATCCATGGGATACTGACACAGATGGTGATTTTTTAAGCGATTGGGAAGAAATACGTGATGGTACGGATCCACTTAACGAAGACACCGATAATGACGGTCTTTCCGATGGTTTGGAACTTGAGAGCTGTACAAGTGCAACAGACGCAGATTCCGATGATGACCTGATACCAGATGGTCAGGAATTTAGTTGGGACACTAATCATGCATGTAATCCTGATATTGATGGTGATGGGGTGCTTGACGGTTACGAAGTGTTCTATAATACCAGCATGTATCTCAATGATACGGATGGTGACGGGCTGCTTGATGGTATGGAGATAAGCAACAGGACTGATCCAAAGAACAATGATACCGATGGTGACGGACTTTCTGATATGTTCGAAATCATGAATGGTACTGATCCTAATGATGGCGACACTGATGGAAATGGCCTGAATGATTCAGAGGACCCGTATTCATTTGCTGACAATGTTGAAAGAATATGGGCCAGCTATGATGAGGATGAAGCTACCCTTGAGCTGATAGAGAATCTTGAAAAGTACACTAATGTAATTGTCTTCAATCCTGAAAACATCAGTAATTATTCTGCCAGGGAAAACATCCTGTTTGTAGGAAGGCCGGGAACTGTTGATGATACGGCTGGTAATATTACAATGAATATTCTTGCTTCAGTAGCTCCTGATACACTTTCAGAAATGCAGGAGTCTGATTATGACAGGTTTGCAGTTGAGTACGATGTATGGTCTGAAAACCAGACTGTTGTCATGCTCTCAAGTCCATATCCAAACGACCACTATAAAATACTTGAGCTGTTCAAGACCGGTTCTGAACTGGAATATCCAACTGCTGTAAGCCAGTTCAGGACAGATTCAATCAGCAAAATGGGACTTTATGTGATGGTTGAGCTTAAAGAACCGGTTCAGCCTTCCATTGAACTGACTCAATATAATGAAGATGAACTTCCTCACAACTTAAGTTTCGGACTATCCTCAGGTGACCTTGGAGTAAGGTACCTTGACATTAATGTCAGTGAAAATGTCATGAACGAAACATCCAATAATATCCAGCGTGCTTTGCTTGTGATATATTACAAAGGCCGCGATCTTGACAGGACAGGTGACCTTGATGGCAACGATGCCGGTGACATTGACGAATCCAGTCTTTCCATGATCTGGTATAACGAGACCAGCGGTCTGTGGGAAAAGATGAGCACTGATATGGATTGGGTTTATGAACTTGGAATAAACACCGACAATGATGTTATAAACGGAAAAGAGTATGAAGGTTACATGTGGGCGAATGTTTCCCACTTCAGCACTTACGGACTTTCCGGAGGAGCAAGGGCTGAATCTGTTGTATCGGCTGATGGCAGTGACGATGACAGTCCTCTTGATTCGGACCGTGACGGACTTTTTGATTTCGTAGAAAGAAGAATGGGTACTGATCCTTTCAACCCGGATACTGATGGTGACGGCATTATAGATTCAAAAGATGATACTCCGGCGGGGGCAGATATTTCTGATGAAAATGCAATTGACACTATTACATCTGAAGAAACAGCAGTTACTCTGGATAACACACCGGAATCTTCAGGAGATGACAGTCCTACTTCAGATAAAGGAGGTACCTCTGGTTCCTCAGCTTTACTCGGGATGCTGGCTCTTGTTACGGTGGCACTTCTGGCCGGTATTGTAGTTCTGAAAAGAAAAGAATAAGAGGAAGCCTGTAATCTATTATACGAAGGTGGTTTGATTGTCATCAGAAAAAAAAGGAACAGATAACAAACAGCTTTATGCTGGTATTGTTATCGTTTCCATCTTGATATTGTCAGGCGTTTTTTATTATGCAGAGTACAGGGAAATTAATGACCCTTACGAACTGGCAGGAAGAGTTATACATGTCTCGGAGGATATCAAATCCTACCGGTTTAACATGAGCAGTAACATAACAATTCTGGGGGAGACAGTTTCTCCTCTGCAGGGAAATGGATATGTCGGTTATGTTGACCATGAGATGGATATCACTTTTTTCTCTCCTGAAAAGTCAATTGATATGGTAGTTGTTGATGAGACAGCATACATGAGAGAGGATGATGGAACATGGGAATCCAGAAATCTTGATGAAGACACCTGGCAAAGCAATGACCAGTTATCCCAGAATGAATATCTTCTTAAAGAATCTACAAATCTCAGTATGGAAAGAACTGATGCAGGCATAATTCTTACAGCAATTCCTGACAAGACAACATTGATTGAAGAAGCTGACAGGACAGGTCTGGATCTTCAGGGCAGTGAGCAGTTAAATGATTATTATGTGAACTATCTCATTGATGAAAATAATTATCACGTGCTCTCTATTGAAACTTATATCGATATACAGATGAAAGTTCAGGGGATGAGCTCACCTGTTATTATTGACAATACAATCAACATCTATGATTATGACCAGGAGACAGATGTTGAAGCTCCTCTTTAGAAAGAAAAAAGAAAAAAAGATTTAATGCAGGATGGAATTTACGTTTTTAATCCTGCATCGTTTTTTACACATTCTTGGTTTCGTCCTCACGCTTCTGCGGAGTGAAAGCTACTTTCGCCGAGCGGAACGTAGCTTTCCGGTTCAGACCATTTCGCAGCTAATTCAGTATCCTCGACTTCAAGGATTGTATTGGTAATTCTGTCAAGCATGCGCATTGCTCCCTTGTATCCAAGTGTCAGTAACCTCTGGGCACCGACTCTGTCATGGATTGGGAACCCGAATCTAATTAACGGGATGTTCATCTCCTTTGCAATATACTTTCCGTTGGAGTTGCCTATCATCATCTGTGGCTTTGCCTTCTGAACAGCATCGTTGAATGTATCAAAGTCAACATCCTCAAGGATTGTAACATCGCAATCTGGCTTTACCTGCTTTACTCTTTCCATAGCCTGTTCAGCAAATCTTGGTGACTTGCTGGAAGCAACCACAAGTATTGGGTGCATTCCGTTCTCAAGCACAAGTGAAAGCATACCAAGCACGTTGTTTGGGTCACCATAGATAGCAACCTTTGTACCATAAACGTACTTGTGAGAGTCTACCATGGCATCAATAAGCCTTCCGCGTTCCTTCTGGAACTCATCTGGTATTTCTGCCCCGGATATATTAGACAATGCGGCCAAAACCCTGTCAGTGTACTCAAGTCCTATCGGGAGGGGCAGATTCTGCGAAGGGATATCAAAAGTCTGCTCAAGGTAGTTGACCGCTTTGTTATCATTGGTAATTCCCAGTCCGATTGTTGCAGCACTGTTCTTCATGTCTGCAATATCAGCATGAGTTGTTCCTCCCGGAGGGATCTTGTGAAGATCTCCTGTCATAGGAGCATCAAAGGTTTCAGAGATGTCAGGGAGAAGTATGTATGAGTTCTGTCCCACAATACTGTCAAATACGTGCTTAAGTTCCCTTGTGTCTTCAGGTGAGATATTCTCTGAAAGCACGACATTGAGCTTATTGTTGAATATCTCCTTCTTTGAATCATCAAGGGTAAATGTCTTGACAATAGCTTCAACAGCCTTAATGTATCCGCTGTTGTGGCTCTCTTCATAGCTTGGTGTCGGGACAGGAATTATTATTCTCTCATCTCCAACGCCCTCTTCTTCTCTGAATTCACTGATGATACGTGAAATGTCATCTCCGATTGTCTCTGCGAGACATGTTGTGGAGACACCGATCACCTTTGGATTGTAACGTGATATCAGGTTCTTAAGTCCCTTCTTCAGGTTCTCGCTTCCACCGTACACAGCTCCCTTTTCGCTAAGTGAGCTTGAACCAATGTCCACAGGTTCCCTGAAATGGTGTGCAAGGTGCAGTCTCATATAGGTGCTGCAACCCTGGGACCCATGTAAAAGAACCATTGAATCTTCTATTCCCTTAAAAGCCATTACACTGCCAATTGGCTGGCACATGATACATGGATTGACTGTAGTATAATTGCGTTCGCTCATGCCACTGGCTCCTGTTGAAGTGTAATGGGATCAATCTTCTGCATACTTCTCTCCCCAGTTATCTTGTTGGATGTCTTTGTCTCATCTTCAGTTTCGCAGTCTGCCCCACTGCTTTCTGAATAAGCTCCTTCTATCTTACTACCAACGTACTTCCAGACAGGACTGTTAACTGAAGTGTCAAGTTCCCTTGCAAAGTTCAGGAAACCGTCGTAACCTTCAAATTCAATTGTTCTGTCGTGGTTAAAATCACAGAAAGAAACACCAAGCTTGTAAGCCAGGAACCTTTCCTTGACACCTGCTACCATAAGGTCTGCCTTCTGGTTGACAATAAGGTCTGCAAGTTCCAGAGGGTTTGCATCATCCACAATGACGGTTCCGTCCTTTACCTGATAACTTATCTGCTTGTAGTCATCACGCTTTCCTGTCTGTGTTCCTATTATAACGACTTCCATTCCAAGTTCCCGGAAGCCCTTTATCAATGTTAATGCCTTGGCCGCCCCGCCCATGTAAATTGCTGCAGTCTTCCCTTCAAGTCTGCTTCTTATTTCCTGAATTTCAGGCATTATCCTGTTTGTTTCCTGCTCGATTATTTCTTCTGCAATGTTCATCATTTCTTCAGAACCGAAGAATTCAGCAGTTGTTCTAAGTGCAATTGCAAGATCCTCTATTCCAAAATAGCTGACCTTTCTGAAAGGAATCCCGAATTCCTTATTCATCCACTTCGCGAGATATGTCATGGAACCAGAACACTGAACAAGATTCAGCTGTGCTCCATGTGCCTTTGAGATGCTATCTGCCGTCGCATCCCCTGTCATAGAAGTGATCACCTGTATTCCCATCTTCTCAAAGAGGGGCTTTACTAACCAGACGTCTCCTGCCACATTGTAATCGCCAAGAATGTTTATCCTGTACTCAGATGTGATCTCAGGTTCCTTTGTTCCGACAAGCTCCATAAGTGCATGACATGCAGCCTTGTATCCATCGGACTTTGTACCCTTGAATCCTTCTGACTTAACAGGTATAACAGGTATTCCTACCCTTTCAGTTGCTTCCTTACAAATGGCTTCGAGATCATCGCCGATTATACCGACAATACAGGTTGAATAGACAAAGATGACAGGTGGGTTATATAACTCGACCAGTTCGTCAATGCTCTTTGAAAGTTTTTTCTCGCCACCGAATATAACATCGAGTTCCTTCATATCAGTTGAGAAACTGGTACGGAAGGTCTCCTTGTCACTTGACAGGCTGCCTCTGATATCCCAGGTGTAACTTGCACAACCAATGGGACCGTGCACGAGGTGAACTGCATCGGTTACGGGGTTAAGTGCCACACGTGCTCCTGAATATACACAGGCTCTCTGGCTCATAGAACCTGCGATAGATGTACTATCACATGAAAGTTCACCTGCCTTGTTTGCCTGCTTCAGTTCTATGTATGGCTTTCTTTCATCCAGCGTGTTAACCACGCTTGTAATGTCTGGCATGTTCTCACTCCAAAATAAATTATTCAGAGGCCGTTTTGCGACCTCTGGCTTTTCTTCAAATATGAAGAGGTCGTTACTGTACGACCTCTAGCTCTTCTTCAGGAACTGTCTTGTCCTTGATGTCAAGGAAAGTGTTTCCTATCCACTCAATCAAGCGAGCTGCTCCTGCGTATCCCATGACCGGGAAGTGGTGCAGGTTTGCCCTGTCCATGATTGGGAATCCTACCCTGATCAGTGGGATATCCTCGGCAAGAGCAATGTGCTTACCATAGGTGTTACCGATCAGCATGTCTACAGGCTCGTTCTTTATGATCTGGTGGAGTGTGAAAAGGTCAGCTTCGTCAAGAATCTGTGCGTCAGGGTACAGTGGATGTACCATTTCAGAGACTCTTTCAACGTAAGCCTTGCTAATTGATCCTGAAAGTACTACAACAGGCTCCATTCCCATTTCAAGCACAAGGCTTGTGACACCTTCTATTATGTCCGGGTCACCGAAAATGGCTACCTTCTTTCCATAGAAGTGTGGATGAGCATCTGTCATCATGTCAACAACCCTTGCCCTTTCCTGTTCAAGTTCAGGTGGGATTGCTACATTTGCAAGCTCAGCTGCCTTCATAACGAACCTGTCTGTAAAGCGTACGCCTATTGGTACAGGACCGATCTGGACTGGCATCTTGAACTTGTTCTGGAATACCTTTGCTGCTGCGCCTCCTGCCATTCCACAGAGTGCGATTGTACCCATGGAGTTTGCACTGTCTTCCACGTCACCGATTGGTGTTCCGCCATTTGCGAACAGTCCTCTTTCCATTCCAATTCCGTTGTCCAGAACATCTGTCTGGTCAGGGAAGACAATTGAAGGGATATTCATGATGGAGAGTATTCTCTTGATCTCACGAATGTCTCCCGGGTCTACAAAACCAGGGATTACGTTCAGCTTTCCGTTTGGCTTTGTCTTCTGTGCAAAGGTTGTGACAAATGACTTTACCATGTTGTCGTAACCTGTTACGTGGGAACCCACGTAACTTGGGGTTGATGCTGCACAGAGCTTGATTGATGGGTCTATGAGTTCTTCTTCTTTTACATCTTCAATCATTGAACCTACATCGTCACCAATTGTCTCTGAGAGACATGTTGTGTGAATTGCAACTACTTCCGGTGTGTATACAGCTTCGATGTTTTCAAGTGACTTCTTGAGGTTTGATGCACCACCGAATACAGCAGTACCTTCATAGAAACTGCTGGTTGTACCGATGGTTGGTTCCCTGAAGTGTCTTGTAAGGCACATTCTCAGGTATGAAAGACATCCCTGTGAACCATGGCTGTGAGGCATACAGTTGCGTATACCCAATGCAGCGTAAGTTGCACCAATTGGCTGGCAAATCTTTGCAGGATTAACAACCAGTGCATTTCTTTCCACTTCTTCCTTTGGTGTATAATCTAACATTTTTCAGTCCTCCTTTATTCTCCCTTCCATGGAGTCTTCTGGAGCTTCCAGCTTGGGTTGTTCACTGCCATGTCTACATCTCTTGCAAAGTTCAGCACACCAGTAAATCCGGTGTAACGTCCACTGTAGTCATATGAGTGTATCTGTCTGGATGGGACACCCATCTTCTGTGCCCAGTACTTGTCCTTGATACCTGAACAGAACAGGTCTGGCTTGAGTTCCTTGATGAGGAATTCTGTTTCGTGGTGGTTAAGATCATCCACAGCGATTGTACCATCCTTCATTTCAGGAAGCATTCCTTCATATTGCATAAGACCAAGCTTTTCCTTGAGTTCTTCCATACGTTCCGGACTGATAGCAGGTTCGAAATCCGGATCTCTTTCATAGTGGAGATCTTCAAGAATTCCACTGGATGCCTTTTCCTTCAGCCCGTCAAGAATCTGTCTACCTTCGTAGTCATCACGGTGAGCGAACTGATATCCTGCAACAAGTACCTTCATTCCGAGATCCTCAAAGAGGTTCTGGTAGTGGTGGGATCTTGATCCACCAGCATAGATGAATGCTGTCTTGCCCTGGAGTTTGTTCTTATACTTCTCAAGTTCTGGCTGTATCTTTGCCATTTCTTCTTCAATTACTTCCTCAGTCTTCTTTGTGAGTTCTTCATTGTCGAAGTATTCAGCCATCTTTCTGAGTGTCTTCTTTGTTCCTTCGACACCAACGTAATTGACCTTGAGCCATGGAACTCCATACTTCTCTTCCATCATACGGTTAGTGTAGTTAACTGACCTGTGACAGAGAAGAATACTGAGCTTTGCCAGGTGTGCCTTTGATATATTGTGGTATGAACCGTCTCCAGTGAAGCTTGATACGATTCGGTATCCGATCTTCTCAAAGAGCGTCTTGATTTCCCATAGGTCACCACCAATGTTGTATTCACCAAAGATGTTGATGTCAAATGGTGTTGGGTTCTCAAGTTCTTCAGTACCGATGAGCTGTTCCATAATTACGTTACTTGCAACGTGGTGCCCTGCTGACTGGCTTACACCTCTGTACCCTTCACAGCGAAGAGCCAGTACTTTTAATCCTGGATAATCCTTTTCTGCGTTACGTGCAACGTCTTCAATATCATCACCGATAAGTCCTACCGGACATGTTGCATTGATGGAGAT from Methanolobus tindarius DSM 2278 harbors:
- a CDS encoding nitrogenase component 1; its protein translation is MSERNYTTVNPCIMCQPIGSVMAFKGIEDSMVLLHGSQGCSTYMRLHLAHHFREPVDIGSSSLSEKGAVYGGSENLKKGLKNLISRYNPKVIGVSTTCLAETIGDDISRIISEFREEEGVGDERIIIPVPTPSYEESHNSGYIKAVEAIVKTFTLDDSKKEIFNNKLNVVLSENISPEDTRELKHVFDSIVGQNSYILLPDISETFDAPMTGDLHKIPPGGTTHADIADMKNSAATIGLGITNDNKAVNYLEQTFDIPSQNLPLPIGLEYTDRVLAALSNISGAEIPDEFQKERGRLIDAMVDSHKYVYGTKVAIYGDPNNVLGMLSLVLENGMHPILVVASSKSPRFAEQAMERVKQVKPDCDVTILEDVDFDTFNDAVQKAKPQMMIGNSNGKYIAKEMNIPLIRFGFPIHDRVGAQRLLTLGYKGAMRMLDRITNTILEVEDTELAAKWSEPESYVPLGESSFHSAEA
- the nifE gene encoding nitrogenase iron-molybdenum cofactor biosynthesis protein NifE is translated as MPDITSVVNTLDERKPYIELKQANKAGELSCDSTSIAGSMSQRACVYSGARVALNPVTDAVHLVHGPIGCASYTWDIRGSLSSDKETFRTSFSTDMKELDVIFGGEKKLSKSIDELVELYNPPVIFVYSTCIVGIIGDDLEAICKEATERVGIPVIPVKSEGFKGTKSDGYKAACHALMELVGTKEPEITSEYRINILGDYNVAGDVWLVKPLFEKMGIQVITSMTGDATADSISKAHGAQLNLVQCSGSMTYLAKWMNKEFGIPFRKVSYFGIEDLAIALRTTAEFFGSEEMMNIAEEIIEQETNRIMPEIQEIRSRLEGKTAAIYMGGAAKALTLIKGFRELGMEVVIIGTQTGKRDDYKQISYQVKDGTVIVDDANPLELADLIVNQKADLMVAGVKERFLAYKLGVSFCDFNHDRTIEFEGYDGFLNFARELDTSVNSPVWKYVGSKIEGAYSESSGADCETEDETKTSNKITGERSMQKIDPITLQQEPVA
- the nifK gene encoding nitrogenase molybdenum-iron protein subunit beta; its protein translation is MLDYTPKEEVERNALVVNPAKICQPIGATYAALGIRNCMPHSHGSQGCLSYLRMCLTRHFREPTIGTTSSFYEGTAVFGGASNLKKSLENIEAVYTPEVVAIHTTCLSETIGDDVGSMIEDVKEEELIDPSIKLCAASTPSYVGSHVTGYDNMVKSFVTTFAQKTKPNGKLNVIPGFVDPGDIREIKRILSIMNIPSIVFPDQTDVLDNGIGMERGLFANGGTPIGDVEDSANSMGTIALCGMAGGAAAKVFQNKFKMPVQIGPVPIGVRFTDRFVMKAAELANVAIPPELEQERARVVDMMTDAHPHFYGKKVAIFGDPDIIEGVTSLVLEMGMEPVVVLSGSISKAYVERVSEMVHPLYPDAQILDEADLFTLHQIIKNEPVDMLIGNTYGKHIALAEDIPLIRVGFPIMDRANLHHFPVMGYAGAARLIEWIGNTFLDIKDKTVPEEELEVVQ
- the nifD gene encoding nitrogenase molybdenum-iron protein alpha chain translates to MSSEVEKSQSVIDEMMKVYPKKTEKDRRKHFTVKDSCETEQHIEANAKTVPGIMTNRGCAYAGGKGVVMGPIKDMVHITHGPIGCGYYTWGTRRNMAKAEDGGDNYLQYCFSTDMKETDIVFGGEKKLRDAIDDAMRIFKPGAISINATCPVGLIGDDIEDVARNAEKDYPGLKVLALRCEGYRGVSQSAGHHVASNVIMEQLIGTEELENPTPFDINIFGEYNIGGDLWEIKTLFEKIGYRIVSSFTGDGSYHNISKAHLAKLSILLCHRSVNYTNRMMEEKYGVPWLKVNYVGVEGTKKTLRKMAEYFDNEELTKKTEEVIEEEMAKIQPELEKYKNKLQGKTAFIYAGGSRSHHYQNLFEDLGMKVLVAGYQFAHRDDYEGRQILDGLKEKASSGILEDLHYERDPDFEPAISPERMEELKEKLGLMQYEGMLPEMKDGTIAVDDLNHHETEFLIKELKPDLFCSGIKDKYWAQKMGVPSRQIHSYDYSGRYTGFTGVLNFARDVDMAVNNPSWKLQKTPWKGE